A DNA window from Ignavibacteriales bacterium contains the following coding sequences:
- a CDS encoding PEGA domain-containing protein → MNKNSQWIIITVVVTVMLFSGCATIFKGSTEKVDISSEPGGAKIYVNGNLMGKTPLQIKLQSAKTYYFEFAKEGYEKRTVIVTNSVGAGWIVLDVIFGLFPVVIDAATGCWYSLDDNNVRAVLEQQNNSPVYENRSQLSDTLSSLSSHEVKRIAENTPLLSDTLKDNPTEEVPSRFIITIEANETKALLDELATIKYEVGYKIANNISEEVLTLSFKGIFGISKNISGPFEATSVNILKMDEFYIQIKSDLFYRVVIEKKLREKVILNFTII, encoded by the coding sequence ATGAACAAAAACTCTCAATGGATCATAATAACAGTTGTTGTTACCGTTATGTTATTTTCCGGATGCGCAACAATATTTAAAGGTTCAACAGAAAAAGTTGATATTTCTTCTGAACCGGGTGGTGCAAAAATCTACGTCAATGGTAACTTGATGGGTAAAACTCCATTACAAATAAAATTGCAATCTGCCAAGACCTATTACTTCGAATTCGCCAAAGAAGGTTATGAAAAGAGAACTGTAATTGTAACTAATTCAGTTGGGGCAGGTTGGATTGTTCTGGATGTAATATTTGGTTTATTTCCAGTTGTAATTGACGCAGCGACAGGGTGTTGGTACTCGCTTGATGATAATAACGTCCGTGCAGTTCTCGAACAGCAAAACAATAGTCCGGTTTATGAAAATAGATCACAATTGTCCGATACTCTATCCTCGTTGTCGTCACATGAGGTGAAACGCATAGCTGAAAATACACCTCTATTGTCAGACACTCTCAAAGATAATCCAACGGAAGAAGTACCGTCGAGATTTATTATAACAATTGAAGCAAATGAAACGAAGGCACTATTAGACGAGCTTGCTACTATTAAATATGAAGTCGGTTACAAGATCGCAAATAATATCAGCGAAGAAGTTTTAACGCTTTCATTTAAAGGTATATTTGGTATATCAAAAAACATAAGTGGTCCTTTTGAAGCTACTTCAGTTAATATATTGAAGATGGATGAGTTTTATATTCAAATTAAATCGGATTTATTTTATCGGGTAGTAATCGAAAAGAAATTGCGAGAAAAAGTTATACTTAACTTTACTATTATTTAA
- a CDS encoding T9SS type A sorting domain-containing protein — protein MHRIFFSVLLCCVLSFCNSGFSFGSGNQKNKSHRTPSTVNDFTQININNISTYVKNDGTFNRIPSTGNSGFEWPKGSGKTAIYASGLWIGGIDAATDSIRMAIAEYSSEYIPGPIASGVNIYDPRWKVYKISTGDDALNNPDYANWPAEDGAPWIDVNSNGVWDPGVDKPELLGNQTVWCVFNDADPNYIHNIHPQPVGVEIQLTGFAYNQAGVLGNTIFYKWKIINKGGKNINNAYVTVWSDDDLGEASNDLAGCDTILGLGYTYNNGSDGIYGSAPPAVGFDFFQGPIVPSPGDTAYVSGKYIPDYKNLKMTSFIRYNNDASNIGNPNTVQDVYNYMRSFDKNGVKLQDPLGNPVDFMFPGDPNQGNNPPTNWIDNNPFDVRYMITSGPFNLAPGDTQEIVAANMIASGYNPVNSVSILKVADLVAQSVYDNNFRYAPPATSISLDYVSSQLTRVKLQADANGINATNITAYLRKYDTTIAVLEQLFDDGLHNDIANGDNIFGNLIPVVRQDSGLYLDLEVTYNDANVIRWPHVIEEITTTGPITVTSSTINADNLNNDDIPNPGETVRFNFTLNNNSFTNLPNIKLSTEPTGEIKTIDIGTLNTGSSYTMNYIPDDVNSYFSFYVDPGYSDSVYHVKIIISDSSRNRWTDTLTFPVEQYRDEIYGTPLYHASGKSDWMINSTIIDPAASTDHLYLITVTDSVDTNRNQGITLKDTETGDTLFSKLNIQTLLDGGYSVPVADGIKLIAGDNFGSMGLHRDSTIWISNYPAWFEGNRFNIDEHRAFNNGVTTGSMLFNYLGHMSPTFSSKKSFPVEVRFDVGNTQKAYRLRRTGPSNGYMIQSINPFVNLPFSVWDISNPSAPRQITIAWRDQNDNSIWDPTTIDDGVEIIYIYNKTYNPSMSTQFSMPPAAIEDETTIGGNADIVYGLSLKIKSGHILNENPGILFIRPNYQLDSSDTFIINPKLFYSISKGWNIVSIPTQCPSYHKQYHFPNAVSKAFAYNGTYQAVDFPEQGIGYWLKFSEDHNVAVVGTPSVEETIKVRAGWNMIGSISYPVDVNGLISDPAGNIVSSYFGFTGGYQIADTIYPGAGYWIKTNDSGYIIIYRTFSFLKNESAKKTVEQLSRITITDASGSSRNLYFGFYTDEFKKDLFELPPLPPQGVFDLRFKSQSFVECIKKGERGEFPILPTDAIYPVKISWYNSQSGISAKLIIDSKKVGLDNNGTITLNSQASELKLVLETGNTIPIEFALHQNYPNPFNPVTTIKYEVPKTSHVSLRIYNLLGQEVKCLIDEIIEAGYHEIEWNGSNNYGVPVANGVYFYRMFTRPTVGGQTKSFNDVKKMIIVK, from the coding sequence ATGCACAGAATATTTTTCTCCGTTTTGTTATGTTGTGTATTATCGTTTTGCAATTCCGGTTTTTCTTTCGGATCGGGAAATCAAAAAAATAAATCACATAGAACTCCTTCAACGGTTAACGACTTCACACAAATAAACATCAACAATATTTCAACTTATGTTAAGAACGATGGAACATTCAACCGTATTCCATCAACCGGTAATTCAGGTTTTGAATGGCCAAAAGGCAGCGGCAAGACAGCTATCTACGCATCCGGTTTGTGGATAGGCGGTATCGATGCCGCAACCGATTCTATTCGTATGGCGATTGCCGAATACAGTTCCGAGTATATTCCGGGTCCGATCGCTTCGGGTGTGAATATCTACGACCCGCGCTGGAAAGTTTATAAAATATCTACCGGAGACGACGCACTTAATAATCCCGATTATGCTAACTGGCCCGCTGAAGACGGAGCGCCGTGGATCGATGTCAATAGTAATGGTGTTTGGGATCCCGGTGTCGATAAGCCCGAGCTTCTTGGCAATCAAACTGTCTGGTGCGTATTCAATGATGCCGATCCAAACTATATACATAATATCCATCCTCAACCGGTCGGTGTAGAAATCCAGCTTACCGGTTTCGCGTACAATCAGGCCGGAGTTCTCGGCAACACAATTTTTTACAAATGGAAAATCATAAACAAGGGCGGAAAAAATATCAACAATGCTTACGTAACCGTATGGTCTGATGATGATCTTGGAGAAGCCAGTAACGACCTGGCAGGTTGCGATACAATTCTCGGACTCGGCTACACATATAACAACGGCAGTGATGGAATATACGGCAGCGCGCCACCGGCAGTAGGTTTTGATTTTTTCCAGGGACCTATCGTTCCTTCTCCCGGCGACACGGCATATGTTTCTGGTAAATATATTCCGGATTATAAAAATTTAAAAATGACTTCTTTCATACGATATAATAATGACGCCTCTAATATCGGTAATCCTAATACCGTTCAAGATGTGTATAATTACATGCGCTCATTTGATAAAAACGGTGTAAAGCTTCAAGACCCGCTCGGAAATCCGGTAGACTTCATGTTTCCGGGAGATCCCAACCAAGGGAATAATCCTCCGACTAATTGGATTGATAATAATCCGTTTGATGTAAGGTACATGATTACTTCGGGTCCATTCAATCTGGCGCCGGGCGATACGCAGGAAATTGTCGCTGCTAACATGATAGCATCGGGATATAATCCGGTTAACAGTGTATCGATTTTAAAAGTGGCAGACCTTGTTGCCCAATCTGTTTATGACAACAATTTCCGTTATGCACCTCCCGCCACATCGATCTCCTTAGATTATGTAAGCAGCCAATTGACGAGAGTTAAATTACAAGCTGATGCGAACGGTATCAACGCGACAAACATTACCGCATACCTGCGGAAGTACGACACAACGATCGCCGTCCTCGAACAATTATTTGACGATGGTCTTCATAACGATATTGCTAATGGCGACAATATTTTCGGGAATCTGATTCCGGTCGTGCGTCAGGACAGCGGTTTATACCTCGATCTCGAGGTCACTTACAATGATGCCAATGTCATTCGCTGGCCCCACGTAATTGAAGAAATCACTACCACCGGTCCTATAACCGTCACAAGCAGCACCATTAACGCCGACAATTTAAACAACGACGACATTCCGAACCCGGGAGAAACTGTCCGGTTCAATTTTACTCTTAATAATAATTCTTTCACCAATTTACCGAACATCAAACTCTCAACCGAGCCGACAGGAGAGATAAAAACTATAGATATAGGAACATTAAACACCGGTTCATCCTATACGATGAATTACATTCCGGATGATGTTAATTCATACTTTAGTTTTTACGTCGACCCCGGTTATTCCGACTCGGTATATCATGTCAAGATTATAATATCAGATTCGAGCAGGAATCGTTGGACAGACACGCTGACATTCCCCGTTGAGCAATACAGAGATGAAATCTATGGAACACCTTTGTACCACGCATCCGGAAAAAGTGACTGGATGATTAATTCTACCATCATTGATCCTGCCGCCTCAACCGATCATCTCTATCTTATTACAGTTACAGATTCTGTTGATACGAATCGTAACCAGGGAATAACTCTTAAAGACACAGAAACGGGTGACACGCTTTTTTCAAAATTAAACATTCAAACTCTGTTAGATGGCGGATACTCTGTTCCGGTTGCGGACGGAATAAAATTAATAGCCGGCGATAATTTCGGAAGCATGGGTCTTCACCGCGATTCAACTATCTGGATTTCCAACTATCCGGCTTGGTTTGAGGGTAATCGTTTCAACATCGATGAACACAGGGCTTTTAACAACGGTGTAACAACCGGATCGATGCTGTTCAATTATCTCGGTCATATGTCTCCAACTTTTTCTTCTAAAAAATCTTTTCCTGTTGAAGTCCGATTCGATGTCGGCAACACACAGAAAGCATATCGTTTGAGACGTACCGGGCCAAGTAACGGTTACATGATTCAATCTATAAATCCGTTTGTCAATCTTCCGTTCAGCGTGTGGGATATAAGCAATCCTTCCGCCCCGCGTCAGATTACGATTGCCTGGCGCGATCAAAATGATAACAGTATCTGGGATCCAACAACGATTGACGATGGCGTTGAGATTATTTATATCTACAATAAAACATACAACCCATCGATGAGCACTCAATTTTCCATGCCACCCGCGGCAATCGAAGACGAAACAACAATCGGCGGCAATGCCGATATCGTTTACGGTTTATCATTAAAAATAAAATCGGGACATATATTGAATGAAAACCCCGGCATCTTGTTCATCCGTCCCAATTATCAACTCGATTCTTCAGATACATTTATCATTAACCCAAAATTATTTTATTCTATCTCAAAAGGATGGAACATCGTCTCCATTCCAACCCAATGCCCCAGTTATCATAAGCAATATCATTTCCCCAACGCGGTATCAAAAGCTTTCGCTTATAACGGCACATATCAAGCTGTCGATTTTCCGGAACAAGGGATTGGTTATTGGTTGAAATTTTCAGAAGATCATAACGTTGCCGTGGTTGGAACACCGAGTGTTGAGGAAACAATTAAAGTGAGGGCGGGTTGGAACATGATCGGGTCTATTTCTTATCCCGTTGATGTGAATGGCTTGATTTCTGATCCTGCCGGAAATATTGTTTCGAGTTATTTTGGATTCACGGGCGGGTATCAAATTGCCGATACAATTTACCCCGGCGCGGGTTATTGGATTAAAACAAACGACAGCGGTTATATTATCATCTATCGTACGTTCAGTTTTCTTAAAAATGAATCCGCAAAAAAAACAGTCGAACAACTCAGCCGCATAACCATCACCGACGCGAGCGGAAGTTCGCGCAATCTCTATTTCGGTTTTTATACGGATGAATTTAAAAAGGATCTTTTTGAATTACCTCCATTGCCGCCGCAGGGAGTGTTCGATTTACGTTTCAAATCTCAATCGTTTGTGGAGTGCATCAAAAAAGGAGAGCGCGGAGAATTTCCGATATTGCCGACCGACGCGATATATCCTGTCAAAATTTCATGGTATAACTCCCAATCAGGTATAAGCGCAAAACTTATAATTGATTCGAAGAAAGTCGGCTTAGACAATAACGGCACAATAACACTTAACAGCCAAGCATCCGAGTTGAAACTTGTTCTTGAAACGGGAAATACAATCCCGATTGAATTCGCGCTTCATCAAAATTATCCGAACCCGTTCAATCCTGTTACAACAATTAAATATGAAGTTCCAAAGACGAGTCATGTTTCGTTACGGATTTATAATTTATTGGGACAGGAAGTAAAATGCCTGATCGATGAAATCATCGAAGCGGGTTATCATGAAATAGAATGGAATGGTTCAAACAATTACGGAGTTCCGGTAGCAAACGGTGTTTATTTCTACCGGATGTTTACCCGCCCAACAGTTGGCGGGCAAACCAAATCTTTTAACGATGTGAAGAAGATGATAATAGTAAAATAA
- a CDS encoding DUF502 domain-containing protein has translation MDTEKKTFWTIFRAAFGRGLVVIVPLVITFMVLNILFTAVDGIASPVFDKIFERHIPGIGFITMIVLILIVGGLSRNLIARTIFRSMEKLISTVPLARTIYTAMKDIINALQPGKKGRSFKEVVMIEYPRSGLHTIGFVTNEISVHEHQSQDELISVYIPNPPNPTSGFLVLVPRKNVRVVDMTIEEGLKFVLSGGIVTTGNLKIKT, from the coding sequence ATGGACACCGAGAAAAAAACGTTTTGGACAATTTTCCGCGCCGCATTCGGAAGAGGACTTGTGGTCATTGTGCCGTTGGTGATTACATTCATGGTGTTGAATATTTTATTCACCGCGGTAGACGGAATCGCATCGCCAGTTTTCGATAAAATATTTGAGCGGCACATTCCCGGCATTGGTTTTATCACGATGATAGTTTTGATTCTGATAGTCGGCGGTTTGTCGCGCAATTTAATCGCTCGGACTATTTTCAGATCGATGGAAAAATTAATTTCAACTGTACCGCTTGCTCGAACAATCTACACTGCAATGAAAGATATCATTAACGCCCTTCAGCCGGGAAAGAAGGGGCGTTCTTTTAAAGAAGTGGTAATGATTGAATATCCCCGTTCAGGTTTACATACAATCGGTTTTGTAACGAACGAAATTTCCGTTCACGAACATCAGTCGCAGGATGAATTGATCTCGGTTTACATACCCAATCCACCGAATCCTACATCCGGATTTCTTGTTCTGGTTCCGCGCAAAAATGTTAGAGTTGTTGATATGACAATTGAAGAAGGTTTAAAGTTTGTACTTTCGGGCGGTATTGTTACAACCGGAAATCTTAAAATTAAAACATGA
- a CDS encoding CTP synthase, with amino-acid sequence MARNKVKYIFITGGVISSLGKGIAASSIGLLLKSRGLRVTIQKFDPYLNVDPGTMNPYQHGEVYVTDDGAETDLDLGHYERFLDVNMTKDNNATTGQIYHEVIMKERRGDYLGATVQVIPHITDEIKKRFEALAKTGQYDVIITEIGGTVGDIESLPFLEAMRQFMFSKGKSNTLCAHVTLVPYIKHAGEIKTKPTQHSVKSLLEIGIQPDMLICRSEAPLTKDVKEKIALFTNVDVESVVDAHDASTIYEVPLQFADEEVDEIVLEKLDLTCPKPNLKDWKNFVGNVKSSKKEISIAVCGKYTEHQDAYKSISEAFVHASAANRVKVKLSWVRAEDIEKENAEKYLKEFSGLLVAPGFGERGIEGKIAAIKYVRENKIPFFGICLGLQCAVIEFARNVCGLAKAHSTEFKQTEQNVIDLMLEQKKVTAYGGTMRLGSYPCTISKGTKAYKAYKKDQINERHRHRYEVNDAFKNILSKNGMIFSGTCPTNNLIEIIELPDHPWFVAGQFHPELKSRATNAHPLFRDFVKTAVEFDLKKKST; translated from the coding sequence ATGGCACGAAATAAAGTAAAATATATTTTTATCACGGGAGGTGTAATTTCCTCGCTCGGAAAAGGAATTGCCGCATCATCCATCGGCCTGTTATTGAAGTCGCGCGGATTGCGTGTAACGATTCAGAAGTTTGATCCTTATCTAAACGTCGACCCCGGAACTATGAATCCGTACCAGCACGGTGAAGTTTATGTAACGGATGACGGCGCGGAGACCGATTTAGACCTCGGTCATTATGAACGATTTCTTGATGTAAATATGACCAAAGATAATAACGCTACTACGGGTCAAATTTATCATGAGGTCATAATGAAAGAAAGGCGCGGCGATTATCTTGGAGCTACCGTTCAGGTGATACCGCACATAACTGATGAAATAAAAAAACGTTTTGAAGCGCTTGCCAAAACCGGACAATACGATGTTATCATCACCGAAATCGGCGGAACAGTTGGCGACATCGAAAGCTTACCGTTCCTCGAGGCAATGCGGCAATTCATGTTTTCCAAAGGAAAATCGAACACACTTTGCGCTCACGTTACACTCGTCCCTTATATAAAACATGCCGGCGAAATAAAGACCAAGCCGACACAGCATAGCGTAAAATCGTTACTCGAAATCGGCATTCAACCCGATATGCTGATCTGCCGCTCGGAGGCACCCTTAACAAAAGATGTAAAAGAAAAAATCGCCCTCTTCACAAACGTTGACGTGGAATCGGTTGTGGACGCGCACGATGCGTCGACAATTTACGAAGTGCCGCTCCAGTTCGCCGATGAAGAGGTTGATGAAATTGTGCTGGAAAAACTCGATCTTACTTGTCCGAAACCGAATTTGAAGGACTGGAAAAATTTTGTCGGCAATGTAAAAAGCTCGAAAAAAGAAATCAGCATTGCCGTGTGCGGTAAATACACCGAACATCAGGATGCTTACAAGAGTATATCAGAAGCGTTCGTTCATGCCAGCGCCGCCAATCGCGTTAAAGTAAAACTTTCCTGGGTGAGAGCCGAAGATATTGAAAAAGAAAACGCGGAAAAATATTTGAAAGAATTTTCGGGATTATTGGTTGCACCGGGTTTCGGAGAAAGAGGCATAGAGGGTAAGATAGCGGCGATAAAATATGTGCGTGAAAATAAAATTCCATTCTTTGGAATTTGCCTCGGCTTGCAATGTGCCGTGATTGAATTCGCGAGAAATGTTTGCGGCCTGGCTAAAGCGCACAGCACCGAGTTCAAACAAACCGAGCAGAATGTGATTGATTTGATGCTGGAACAAAAGAAAGTAACCGCCTACGGCGGCACAATGCGGCTGGGTTCGTATCCGTGCACGATATCAAAGGGAACAAAAGCGTACAAGGCGTATAAGAAAGATCAGATTAACGAGCGTCATCGTCACCGCTATGAAGTGAACGATGCTTTTAAAAATATTCTTTCGAAAAACGGAATGATTTTCAGCGGCACTTGTCCGACTAATAATCTTATCGAAATAATCGAACTGCCCGATCATCCCTGGTTCGTGGCAGGCCAATTCCACCCCGAGTTGAAATCGCGCGCAACGAATGCACACCCTCTTTTCCGTGATTTCGTAAAAACCGCGGTAGAATTTGATTTAAAAAAGAAATCAACATAA
- the kdsB gene encoding 3-deoxy-manno-octulosonate cytidylyltransferase, protein MINPNIVAIIPARYASTRLPAKPLIDLCGKPMIQRVYEQVKQSSLIKRVIVATDHTDIASVVSKFGEVIMTPTYLKSGSDRIAYVAKDLKDADIIVNVQGDEPLIPPKILDEAIRPLLSDSSINVGTVVKPITSSEELFNPSVVKAVLDNKNFGLYFSRSPIPYFRGATESKEWQLSHIYYKHLGIYVFRRDFLLQYSNWNETPYEKAEQLEQLRILENGFKIKATITELDSIAVDTPSDADRVRAILENKKGSK, encoded by the coding sequence GTGATCAATCCGAACATCGTTGCTATAATCCCCGCACGTTACGCTTCCACCAGATTGCCTGCCAAGCCGTTAATCGATTTGTGCGGCAAGCCGATGATTCAAAGAGTGTATGAACAGGTTAAACAATCTTCACTCATTAAACGAGTAATTGTTGCAACCGATCATACGGATATTGCATCTGTGGTGAGTAAATTCGGAGAAGTGATTATGACTCCGACCTATCTGAAGTCGGGCAGCGACCGTATTGCCTATGTAGCGAAAGATTTGAAAGACGCCGATATAATCGTGAATGTTCAGGGAGATGAACCGTTGATTCCTCCGAAAATTCTGGACGAAGCGATTCGACCCCTGCTAAGCGATAGTTCAATCAATGTCGGCACTGTTGTTAAACCGATTACATCTTCCGAAGAACTTTTTAATCCGAGTGTTGTAAAAGCCGTGCTTGATAATAAAAATTTCGGATTATATTTTTCACGTTCACCGATACCATATTTTCGCGGAGCAACAGAATCTAAAGAATGGCAGCTCAGTCACATTTATTACAAACATTTGGGTATATATGTTTTTCGGCGCGATTTTCTTTTGCAATATTCAAACTGGAATGAAACACCATACGAGAAAGCTGAACAATTGGAACAGCTTCGCATATTAGAGAACGGCTTTAAAATAAAAGCCACGATAACAGAACTCGACAGCATTGCCGTTGATACGCCTTCGGATGCGGATCGCGTTAGGGCTATTTTGGAAAATAAAAAGGGAAGTAAGTGA
- a CDS encoding phosphatase PAP2 family protein has protein sequence MIPRKIIDYIFCLILFFLIAIGSASGQSHYKLTFTKEASIIGGGLALSGIYFFMHDNTEPLNTVQIGGIDRSSINRFDRAATFNYSLSANDASDVLVAASIALPSVFMLKRETRHDWQTLSMMYFETALFATIIPQIAKKSFERVRPFVYNPKVPLAEKLTADARDSFFSGHTTWAFASAVFISTVYDEYFPSSRWRTYVWGGSILMAGTIGYLRYDAGYHFPTDIITGAAVGAIIGYVIPAVHKSNQNNVELSTSYLKDGGRLTVIYKW, from the coding sequence ATGATACCGCGAAAAATAATTGATTATATTTTTTGTTTAATTTTATTCTTCTTGATTGCGATTGGCAGCGCATCGGGACAATCACATTACAAACTTACATTCACTAAAGAAGCATCCATTATCGGAGGTGGTCTGGCTTTAAGCGGTATTTATTTCTTTATGCACGATAATACTGAACCACTTAACACTGTGCAAATTGGGGGGATTGACAGATCATCGATCAACAGATTCGACAGGGCTGCGACTTTCAATTATTCACTGAGTGCAAATGATGCGAGCGATGTTTTAGTAGCTGCTTCAATTGCACTCCCATCAGTTTTCATGCTAAAAAGAGAAACACGGCACGATTGGCAAACATTGTCGATGATGTATTTTGAAACGGCTCTCTTCGCCACAATTATTCCGCAGATCGCGAAGAAAAGTTTCGAACGTGTACGCCCTTTCGTTTATAATCCGAAAGTACCGCTCGCAGAAAAGTTGACTGCCGATGCCCGTGATTCATTTTTTTCGGGACACACAACATGGGCATTCGCATCGGCTGTTTTTATTTCAACAGTTTATGATGAATACTTTCCATCATCACGGTGGAGAACTTACGTGTGGGGTGGTTCTATCCTTATGGCGGGTACAATAGGTTATTTGAGATATGATGCGGGTTATCATTTCCCAACCGATATCATAACCGGCGCGGCGGTGGGAGCCATCATCGGGTATGTAATCCCCGCAGTTCATAAATCAAACCAAAATAATGTTGAATTATCAACATCATATTTAAAAGATGGTGGAAGGTTGACTGTCATTTATAAATGGTAG
- the rodA gene encoding rod shape-determining protein RodA produces MVDLWYKENTDFKTIMPVILLLLLGIMSVYSATYDAGASVYFNRQLIWAAVGFALMITIMFIPFRTLQMLSFPLYGLSVIFLIVVLVMGKIVAGSKSWFGIGGYGLQPSEMVKVTTILALAAFLSERQVNLARWKNVAIAFGFVLLPVILIVLQPDVGTALVYLGMLVVIIYWAGATNFLMILLIAPVAAAVATLFGTTAFLIVIATTFILLFILRQNWLFSAMVFSFTVLMGVSVQYIFGKLAPHQQKRILTFLNPDADPLGAGYNVIQSKIAIGSGGFFGKGFLQGSQTQLNFLPAQWTDFIYCVPSEEFGFIGAFAILLFLTLILFRGVQIASMVKSKYASLVAIGIVAALGTHTVINIGMSMGVMPVVGVPLPFMSYGGSNLLTNMIMAGLLLNMYANRKEY; encoded by the coding sequence ATGGTCGATCTTTGGTATAAAGAAAATACCGATTTTAAAACTATCATGCCGGTTATATTATTACTGTTGTTGGGTATAATGTCGGTTTACAGCGCAACCTACGATGCGGGCGCATCGGTTTATTTCAATCGTCAATTAATTTGGGCTGCGGTTGGTTTCGCCCTGATGATTACTATCATGTTCATTCCGTTCCGCACGTTGCAAATGCTTTCATTTCCTCTTTATGGATTGTCGGTTATCTTTTTAATCGTGGTTCTGGTTATGGGAAAAATTGTTGCCGGATCAAAAAGCTGGTTCGGCATAGGAGGATACGGTTTACAACCTTCCGAGATGGTTAAAGTTACAACTATACTCGCTCTGGCTGCATTTCTGTCGGAGCGACAGGTGAATTTGGCAAGATGGAAAAATGTAGCTATCGCGTTCGGATTTGTTTTATTGCCGGTGATCTTAATCGTATTGCAACCGGATGTTGGCACTGCGTTGGTTTATTTAGGAATGTTGGTGGTCATAATCTATTGGGCAGGGGCTACAAATTTTCTGATGATTCTACTGATTGCCCCGGTCGCGGCGGCTGTGGCAACTTTGTTCGGAACAACGGCATTCCTGATTGTTATCGCAACAACATTCATTCTCCTGTTTATTTTAAGGCAGAACTGGCTTTTTTCCGCGATGGTTTTTTCGTTCACTGTTTTAATGGGAGTATCGGTTCAATATATTTTCGGTAAGCTTGCCCCGCATCAGCAAAAACGTATTTTAACATTTCTGAATCCAGACGCGGATCCGCTTGGCGCAGGATATAATGTCATTCAATCAAAGATCGCCATCGGCTCGGGCGGATTTTTCGGCAAAGGATTTTTACAGGGATCGCAAACACAGTTGAATTTTCTACCTGCTCAGTGGACAGATTTTATTTACTGCGTACCGAGTGAAGAGTTCGGATTTATTGGAGCGTTTGCCATACTCTTGTTTCTTACGTTGATTTTATTTCGAGGTGTTCAAATTGCTTCGATGGTTAAAAGTAAATACGCAAGCTTGGTAGCGATCGGAATTGTAGCCGCACTTGGCACTCACACCGTCATCAATATCGGCATGTCGATGGGCGTCATGCCGGTGGTTGGGGTTCCGCTTCCGTTTATGAGTTACGGTGGATCTAATCTTCTTACGAATATGATAATGGCAGGTTTACTCTTAAATATGTACGCGAACAGGAAAGAATATTAG
- a CDS encoding 1-acyl-sn-glycerol-3-phosphate acyltransferase: protein MILSLLKILFAILNTAFVATLELIITPFHRTGKLFHALARFWAYGTLKVCGVKVIVEGKENVDFSRSYIYVSNHASQFDIPAVVAGIPDQIRIVYKKELEKIPIFGWGLKYGKTYIGIDRGRGQDAVQSLEDAANKIRNGASVLLFGEGTRSADGKLQQFKRGPFNLAMRAGVPIVPVAINGSYKILPKHSFRIRPGTITLVLSSPINPVENEGKEAELKLRDEVRAAIERNLKE, encoded by the coding sequence ATGATTTTATCGCTACTGAAAATATTGTTTGCCATTTTAAATACAGCGTTCGTTGCCACGCTGGAACTCATTATCACGCCGTTTCACCGCACAGGGAAATTATTTCATGCTTTAGCAAGGTTCTGGGCTTACGGAACTTTGAAGGTTTGCGGAGTGAAGGTTATAGTTGAAGGAAAAGAGAATGTGGATTTCTCGCGCAGTTATATTTATGTTTCAAATCATGCGAGCCAGTTCGATATTCCGGCTGTTGTAGCCGGTATCCCCGATCAGATTCGAATTGTTTACAAGAAAGAGCTTGAGAAGATACCGATTTTCGGATGGGGATTGAAATACGGTAAAACATATATCGGGATAGACCGCGGCAGAGGGCAAGACGCCGTTCAAAGTTTGGAAGATGCGGCAAACAAAATACGGAATGGAGCATCGGTGCTTTTATTCGGCGAGGGAACGCGCTCGGCAGACGGAAAACTTCAGCAATTCAAACGCGGTCCATTCAATCTCGCGATGCGGGCAGGTGTGCCGATTGTACCTGTTGCGATAAACGGAAGTTATAAAATATTGCCGAAACATTCGTTCCGCATAAGACCGGGAACAATCACTCTCGTTCTTTCATCACCGATAAATCCGGTTGAGAACGAAGGTAAAGAAGCCGAATTAAAATTGCGCGACGAAGTGCGCGCCGCAATCGAAAGGAATTTAAAAGAGTGA